The Celeribacter marinus genome window below encodes:
- a CDS encoding ABC transporter ATP-binding protein — MSFLHANAMTGGYGTGADILHDCSLTVQKGEIAVIVGPNGAGKSTAMKAVFGMLNLRQGSVNLDGEDITHLSPQERVRKGMGFVPQTNNIFPTMTVRENLEMGAFIRSDDIEASIDLVYELFPAVFEKRNQNAGELSGGQRQQVAVGRALMTKPKLLMLDEPTAGVSPIVMDELFDRIIEVARTGISILMVEQNARQALDIADKGYVLVQGANAYTDTGANLLADEEVRRTFLGG, encoded by the coding sequence ATGAGCTTTTTACACGCAAATGCCATGACGGGCGGCTACGGCACCGGCGCAGACATCTTGCACGATTGCTCTTTGACCGTTCAAAAGGGCGAAATTGCCGTGATCGTTGGCCCCAACGGGGCGGGCAAATCCACCGCGATGAAAGCGGTCTTTGGTATGCTTAATCTACGCCAAGGCAGCGTCAATCTGGACGGCGAAGACATCACTCACCTGAGCCCGCAAGAGCGCGTGCGCAAGGGTATGGGCTTTGTCCCGCAAACCAACAACATTTTCCCCACCATGACAGTGCGCGAAAACTTGGAAATGGGTGCATTCATTCGCAGTGACGACATCGAAGCGTCGATAGACCTGGTCTACGAACTGTTTCCCGCCGTCTTTGAGAAACGCAACCAGAACGCGGGCGAATTGTCAGGTGGTCAACGTCAACAGGTGGCCGTGGGCCGCGCGTTGATGACCAAACCCAAATTGCTGATGCTAGATGAGCCAACCGCGGGCGTCTCGCCCATCGTGATGGATGAGCTGTTCGACCGTATTATCGAGGTGGCCCGCACAGGGATCTCCATCCTGATGGTGGAACAAAACGCCCGTCAAGCTCTTGATATCGCTGATAAAGGATATGTTCTCGTGCAAGGCGCAAACGCATACACCGACACTGGCGCGAACCTTCTCGCCGACGAAGAGGTGCGCCGCACCTTCTTGGGGGGCTAA
- a CDS encoding ABC transporter ATP-binding protein has protein sequence MIEVRDLHMHFGGFRAVDGASLTIAEGSITGLIGPNGAGKTSLFNCIAGVLTPTSGHVLFNGEDITGLKPHELFHKGILRTFQIAHEFSTMTVRENLMMVPANQTGETLWNAWFKRKTIAAEEAALRQKADEVLEFLTISHIADEKAGNISGGQKKLLELGRTMMVDAKIVFLDEVGAGVNRTLLYTIADAIKRLNVERGYTFCMIEHDMEFIKMLCDPVIVMAEGKVMATGSAEGIMQNEEVIEAYLGTGIKNKEATEGLTKDAKPAAKKTAKKAAVKKTAAKKTGDAT, from the coding sequence ATGATCGAAGTGCGTGATCTTCACATGCATTTCGGCGGTTTCCGCGCAGTGGACGGGGCGAGCCTGACCATTGCTGAAGGGTCGATTACGGGTCTTATTGGTCCGAACGGCGCAGGGAAAACGTCGCTTTTCAACTGTATCGCAGGGGTTTTGACCCCCACCTCAGGCCATGTCCTGTTTAACGGTGAGGACATCACGGGGCTCAAGCCCCACGAGTTGTTCCACAAAGGTATTTTGCGCACCTTCCAGATTGCGCATGAGTTTTCCACGATGACTGTGCGCGAGAACCTGATGATGGTGCCCGCGAACCAGACGGGTGAGACGCTTTGGAATGCGTGGTTCAAACGCAAAACCATCGCCGCCGAGGAAGCCGCATTGCGCCAAAAGGCCGATGAAGTCCTTGAGTTCCTGACGATTTCACACATCGCGGATGAGAAAGCGGGCAATATCTCTGGGGGCCAGAAAAAGCTGTTGGAGCTTGGCCGCACCATGATGGTTGACGCCAAAATCGTGTTTCTCGACGAGGTCGGTGCGGGCGTGAACCGCACACTGCTTTATACTATTGCCGATGCGATCAAACGCCTCAACGTCGAGCGCGGTTATACGTTTTGTATGATCGAACACGACATGGAGTTTATCAAAATGCTGTGTGATCCGGTCATCGTGATGGCCGAGGGCAAAGTGATGGCGACAGGTTCTGCCGAGGGCATCATGCAAAACGAGGAGGTCATCGAGGCCTATCTCGGCACCGGCATCAAGAACAAAGAGGCGACCGAGGGTTTGACCAAAGACGCCAAACCCGCCGCTAAAAAGACCGCTAAAAAGGCAGCTGTCAAAAAGACCGCAGCCAAAAAGACGGGAGACGCAACATGA
- a CDS encoding ABC transporter substrate-binding protein codes for MKKILLASVASTMFAGAAFADDVKIAVVLGFSGPAESLSVDMGAGVEAALAEVSESGLFLGGTTITPVRGDSTCTDAAVATSVAERMITSEGVVAIIGGLCSGATGAMLQNVSVPNGMVQFSPSATSPSLTTVEDNGLFFRTSPSDARQGQVMAESLLEKGIKSVAVTYTNNDYGKGLADAFESSYTEMGGEVTINAAHEDGKADYSAEVGALAAAGGDLLVVVGYIDQGGPGIIRAALDTGAFDRFHLPDAMIGDALEARFGAELNGSTGQVPGSDSPGGQMLVAIGEARGYNGTAPYAPESYDSGALVTLAMQAAGSTDPQVYKDFFYEVANAPGEKIFPGELGKALQILADGGEIDYVGGSAVELIEPGEAAGSYREIVFEDGKIVTIGYR; via the coding sequence ATGAAGAAAATTCTGTTGGCCTCTGTGGCCTCCACCATGTTTGCTGGCGCTGCGTTCGCTGATGACGTGAAAATTGCGGTTGTTCTGGGTTTCTCTGGCCCCGCAGAATCACTGTCCGTCGACATGGGCGCAGGCGTTGAAGCCGCTTTGGCTGAAGTCTCCGAGAGCGGTTTGTTCCTTGGCGGTACAACAATCACGCCTGTTCGCGGCGATTCCACATGTACAGACGCGGCTGTGGCCACGTCTGTTGCTGAGCGCATGATCACATCCGAAGGCGTTGTTGCCATCATCGGTGGTCTTTGCTCCGGCGCAACTGGCGCGATGCTGCAAAACGTGTCCGTTCCAAACGGCATGGTTCAGTTTTCGCCCTCCGCAACATCGCCCTCTTTGACAACTGTCGAAGACAATGGCCTGTTCTTCCGCACCTCCCCCTCTGACGCGCGTCAGGGACAGGTGATGGCGGAAAGCCTCCTTGAAAAAGGTATCAAATCCGTTGCTGTGACATACACAAACAACGACTACGGCAAAGGTTTGGCTGACGCGTTTGAAAGCTCCTACACCGAAATGGGTGGCGAAGTGACAATCAACGCCGCTCACGAAGACGGCAAAGCGGATTACTCCGCTGAAGTTGGTGCCTTGGCTGCGGCCGGTGGTGATCTTCTCGTCGTGGTTGGCTACATCGACCAAGGTGGTCCGGGCATCATCCGCGCTGCTCTCGACACAGGCGCATTTGACCGTTTCCACCTCCCCGATGCGATGATCGGTGACGCCCTCGAAGCGCGCTTTGGCGCGGAATTGAACGGCTCCACAGGTCAGGTTCCAGGTTCCGACAGCCCGGGTGGTCAGATGCTCGTCGCAATCGGCGAAGCACGCGGCTACAACGGCACGGCCCCTTACGCCCCTGAGTCCTACGACTCCGGTGCCCTCGTGACCCTCGCCATGCAGGCGGCTGGATCTACAGATCCACAAGTCTACAAAGACTTCTTCTACGAAGTTGCAAACGCACCGGGCGAGAAAATCTTCCCGGGTGAGTTGGGTAAAGCGCTGCAAATCCTCGCAGATGGCGGCGAAATTGACTACGTTGGCGGTTCCGCTGTTGAATTGATCGAACCCGGTGAGGCCGCTGGCTCCTACCGTGAGATCGTATTCGAAGACGGCAAAATCGTTACCATTGGCTACCGCTAA
- a CDS encoding Hint domain-containing protein, with protein sequence MCLTSNIAIFTSRGEVDAGALKVGDRVFTRDSGPQKIEWIAQRTLTALHLERQKNLMPVVIEKGALGGDLPERDLVVSPEHRVLLAADREARYGQDQDVLSAAKHLVGLPGISRFKPLEVSYVHFQFAVAEVVLTNGFWSECFQPATPIASDHDAQARDELYLLFPQLAERYGVRGYGKGGRDLRARPMSVPH encoded by the coding sequence ATGTGTCTGACGTCAAACATTGCGATTTTCACCTCACGCGGTGAAGTTGATGCCGGCGCCTTAAAGGTGGGAGACCGCGTGTTCACGCGCGACAGTGGCCCCCAAAAAATCGAATGGATCGCGCAGCGCACGCTCACGGCACTTCACCTTGAGCGGCAAAAAAATCTGATGCCCGTTGTGATTGAAAAGGGTGCCTTGGGCGGGGATTTGCCAGAACGCGATCTGGTTGTGTCGCCCGAGCACCGCGTGCTTCTCGCCGCTGACCGCGAGGCGCGCTATGGTCAGGATCAAGACGTCTTGTCGGCGGCCAAACATCTTGTTGGTTTGCCGGGGATCAGTCGGTTCAAACCGCTTGAAGTCTCGTATGTTCATTTCCAGTTTGCCGTGGCTGAAGTTGTCTTGACCAACGGATTTTGGTCGGAGTGCTTTCAACCCGCAACGCCAATCGCATCAGACCATGATGCGCAGGCGCGCGACGAGTTGTACCTGTTGTTCCCGCAGCTTGCGGAGCGCTATGGCGTGCGCGGTTACGGTAAGGGCGGTCGCGATCTTCGGGCGCGCCCTATGTCTGTGCCGCACTAG
- a CDS encoding branched-chain amino acid ABC transporter permease — translation MTQSRTPLYFAIMAALIIAVGFIQSWNSALFILNFGLISAIMALGVNLQWGYAGLFNVGVMGFVALGGLAVVLTSMPPVKEAWDAGGMSVMFALAVGLAVIVGAVLLWKRLRHTKARGLFMAVWLIGGFFVFRAVFDPAVAAIEAINPAQTGYLGGANLPVLLAWPIGGLFAAGAAWVVAKTALGLRSDYLAIATLGVAEIILAVMKNEDWLSRGVKNVNGLPRPVPYEINLQQSDWFVSLATKFGADPVTASTIFVKLSYASLFLIVIVLIVTAMELALKSPWGRMMRAIRDNEVASEAMGKDVTGRHLQIFVLGAAICGIAGAMMTTLDGQLTPVTYQPLRYTFLVWVMVIVGGSGNNWGAVLGGMLIWFLWVEVEPIGTWVVNVITSGMTDDNPIKIGLIERIAYMRHLTMGVILLLVLRFSPRGLLPEK, via the coding sequence ATGACCCAGTCACGCACCCCCTTATACTTCGCCATTATGGCCGCGCTTATCATTGCGGTTGGCTTCATCCAGTCATGGAACTCCGCGCTGTTCATCCTCAACTTTGGCCTGATCTCCGCGATCATGGCGCTTGGTGTGAACCTTCAGTGGGGCTACGCGGGCCTGTTCAACGTCGGCGTTATGGGCTTTGTCGCTCTTGGCGGTCTGGCCGTTGTGCTCACGTCCATGCCCCCCGTCAAAGAGGCTTGGGACGCAGGCGGCATGAGCGTGATGTTCGCGCTCGCCGTAGGCCTCGCGGTCATTGTCGGTGCGGTTTTGCTATGGAAACGTCTGCGCCACACCAAAGCACGTGGTCTGTTTATGGCCGTCTGGCTCATTGGCGGGTTCTTTGTGTTCCGCGCTGTGTTCGATCCGGCTGTGGCCGCGATCGAGGCCATCAACCCCGCGCAAACCGGCTACCTAGGTGGGGCAAATCTGCCTGTGCTGTTGGCGTGGCCAATTGGCGGTTTGTTCGCAGCGGGTGCCGCGTGGGTGGTTGCCAAAACCGCACTTGGCCTGCGCTCTGACTATCTTGCCATTGCGACCCTTGGCGTTGCCGAAATCATCCTAGCGGTGATGAAAAACGAGGACTGGTTGTCGCGCGGCGTGAAGAACGTCAACGGCTTGCCCCGTCCCGTGCCTTACGAGATCAATCTCCAACAAAGTGATTGGTTCGTTTCCTTGGCTACGAAATTCGGTGCGGATCCGGTCACGGCCTCGACGATCTTTGTCAAACTGTCCTATGCCTCGCTGTTCTTGATCGTCATCGTGTTGATCGTCACAGCGATGGAATTGGCGCTCAAATCGCCGTGGGGCCGCATGATGCGCGCGATCCGCGATAACGAAGTGGCATCGGAAGCCATGGGCAAAGACGTCACTGGCCGCCACTTGCAAATCTTCGTGCTTGGCGCGGCGATCTGTGGCATCGCGGGCGCGATGATGACGACCCTCGACGGTCAGTTGACACCCGTGACTTATCAGCCGCTGCGCTACACGTTCCTTGTGTGGGTGATGGTGATTGTTGGCGGATCTGGCAACAACTGGGGCGCCGTTCTGGGCGGTATGTTGATCTGGTTCCTCTGGGTCGAAGTCGAGCCGATTGGCACATGGGTCGTCAATGTCATCACCTCTGGCATGACCGACGACAACCCGATCAAAATCGGCCTGATCGAGCGCATTGCCTATATGCGTCACCTGACCATGGGTGTAATTTTGCTGCTCGTGCTACGCTTTAGTCCGCGCGGACTATTGCCTGAAAAGTAA
- a CDS encoding nucleotidyltransferase family protein, with translation MRVLAGICAAGSSTRMGFDKLAAPLPPATTPHDTCLTRACAASAHLDQCVILPAPDHPYYTARKALIGTAPSRCISGPFSNSLKALASAAHGYDGLLIQLADMPHITREHIAMLMDVFETHQGEAIVRACDSEGRTGHPVLFPSQCFGAFEALNGDIGAHAIIARYPLKQVVLSGDAATFDLDTPAAWQAFCSSAAQT, from the coding sequence ATGCGGGTTCTGGCAGGAATATGCGCGGCGGGATCATCAACCCGAATGGGGTTTGATAAACTCGCCGCGCCCCTGCCACCTGCCACCACCCCGCACGACACCTGCCTGACACGGGCCTGTGCCGCCTCGGCCCATCTGGATCAATGCGTGATCCTTCCCGCGCCAGACCATCCCTATTATACGGCTCGCAAAGCTCTGATTGGCACGGCTCCCTCGCGCTGCATCTCGGGACCATTTTCCAACAGTCTCAAGGCCTTGGCATCCGCCGCCCACGGCTATGACGGGTTACTCATTCAACTTGCCGACATGCCGCACATCACGCGTGAGCATATCGCAATGTTAATGGATGTGTTTGAAACGCATCAGGGTGAGGCGATTGTGCGCGCCTGTGATAGCGAGGGGCGCACGGGCCATCCCGTGCTCTTTCCATCGCAGTGCTTTGGCGCGTTTGAGGCGCTCAATGGGGACATCGGGGCGCACGCTATTATTGCCCGATATCCGTTGAAACAGGTGGTTCTCTCAGGCGACGCGGCGACATTCGATCTGGACACGCCAGCGGCGTGGCAGGCTTTTTGCTCTAGTGCGGCACAGACATAG
- a CDS encoding class II 3-deoxy-7-phosphoheptulonate synthase, which translates to MTDWSKSTWRNKPRVQMPDYTDQAALNSVEAQLAKYPPLVFAGEVRSLKKELAKASRGEAFLLQGGDCAESFAEFGADTIRDTFKVMLQMAMVLTFGAKVPVIKVGRMAGQFAKPRSANTETANGVELPSYRGDIINGFDFTPEARIPDPQRMLQAYTQAAASLNLLRAFSKGGFADVHRVHAWTLGFTENDEAEKYRDMASRIQDTLDFMAAAGMTSDKNSDLKTVDFYTSHEALLLEYEEALTRVDSTTGATIAGSGHMIWIGDRTRQPDGAHVEFCAGVENPIGLKCGPTTTAEDLKVLMAKLNPANEAGRLTLIARFGAGKVAEHLPRLIQAVKEEGANVVWSCDPMHGNTIKSPSGYKTRPFEDVLSEVQEFFAIHRAEGTIPGGVHFEMTGKDVTECTGGVRAVTDEDLSDRYHTACDPRLNASQSLELAFLVAEELQKTRSSADLAATA; encoded by the coding sequence ATGACGGACTGGTCCAAATCCACATGGCGCAACAAACCGCGTGTGCAAATGCCCGACTATACGGACCAAGCTGCGTTAAACTCTGTCGAAGCTCAACTTGCCAAATATCCGCCACTGGTTTTTGCCGGTGAAGTGCGCTCCCTCAAAAAGGAACTGGCAAAAGCATCGCGTGGCGAGGCGTTCTTGTTGCAGGGTGGCGATTGTGCCGAAAGCTTTGCCGAGTTCGGCGCCGACACAATTCGCGATACCTTTAAAGTCATGCTGCAAATGGCGATGGTTTTGACCTTCGGTGCCAAAGTGCCTGTGATCAAAGTCGGTCGTATGGCAGGGCAGTTTGCCAAACCGCGTTCGGCCAATACCGAAACTGCGAACGGCGTCGAATTGCCAAGCTACCGTGGCGACATCATCAACGGTTTCGATTTCACCCCCGAAGCGCGCATTCCCGATCCTCAGCGCATGTTGCAGGCCTACACGCAAGCCGCAGCCTCGCTCAACCTGTTGCGGGCCTTTTCCAAGGGGGGCTTTGCCGATGTGCACCGCGTGCACGCATGGACCCTTGGTTTTACCGAGAATGACGAGGCCGAAAAGTACCGTGACATGGCAAGCCGTATTCAAGATACGCTTGATTTCATGGCCGCTGCGGGCATGACATCGGATAAGAACTCCGACCTTAAAACCGTGGATTTCTACACCTCCCACGAGGCGCTTTTGCTCGAATATGAAGAGGCGTTGACCCGTGTTGATAGCACCACAGGTGCGACGATTGCAGGCTCCGGTCACATGATCTGGATCGGCGATCGCACCCGCCAGCCTGATGGCGCGCATGTTGAGTTCTGTGCCGGCGTTGAAAACCCGATCGGGTTGAAATGCGGCCCGACCACAACCGCCGAAGACCTCAAAGTGTTGATGGCGAAACTCAACCCTGCCAATGAAGCGGGCCGTTTGACCCTCATCGCGCGCTTTGGCGCGGGTAAAGTGGCCGAGCATCTGCCGCGCTTGATCCAAGCGGTCAAGGAAGAGGGCGCAAACGTTGTCTGGTCGTGCGATCCGATGCACGGCAATACAATCAAATCCCCGTCTGGCTATAAAACGCGCCCCTTTGAGGACGTGTTGTCGGAAGTTCAGGAATTCTTTGCCATTCACCGCGCCGAGGGCACAATCCCCGGTGGTGTGCATTTCGAAATGACGGGCAAAGATGTGACCGAATGCACGGGCGGCGTGCGCGCTGTGACGGATGAGGATTTGTCAGACCGCTACCACACCGCATGTGATCCGCGTCTCAATGCGTCGCAGTCGTTGGAATTGGCGTTCCTTGTCGCTGAAGAGTTGCAGAAAACCCGCTCAAGTGCGGATCTCGCCGCAACCGCGTAA
- a CDS encoding branched-chain amino acid ABC transporter permease yields the protein MDFLNAFVAFANFVLVPATAYGAQLAIGALGVTLIYGILRFSNFAHGETMAFGAMVSVLTTMLFQSWGISLGPLPTALLALPFAVGATALLVLFTDKYVYKFYRRVKAAPVMLVIVSMGVMFVMNGLIRMVIGTDDRRFADGERFVVNARAFKEWSGLSEGLAIRTTQVITLVTAIIVVAALFWFLNKTRTGKSMRAYSDNEDLALLSGINPERVVMITWVIVGGLAAIAGTLYGLDKSFKPFIFMQLLLPIFAAAIVGGLGSPLGAIAGGFVIAFSEVTLTYAFKKVVTYLGPQDWSPDGLVQLLSTDYKFAVSFAILIIVLLFKPTGLFKGKSV from the coding sequence ATGGATTTTCTCAACGCTTTCGTAGCATTTGCCAACTTTGTTCTTGTCCCTGCCACCGCCTATGGCGCGCAACTTGCGATCGGCGCACTGGGCGTCACGCTCATTTACGGCATCTTGCGCTTTTCGAACTTCGCCCACGGCGAGACGATGGCCTTTGGCGCGATGGTCTCCGTTCTGACTACGATGTTGTTCCAATCATGGGGCATCTCTCTTGGTCCGCTTCCAACGGCGCTGCTCGCCCTGCCCTTTGCGGTGGGTGCAACCGCACTTTTGGTCCTGTTTACAGACAAATACGTCTATAAGTTCTACCGCCGCGTCAAAGCCGCTCCCGTGATGCTCGTCATCGTGTCCATGGGTGTGATGTTCGTGATGAACGGCCTCATTCGTATGGTCATCGGCACAGACGATCGCCGGTTTGCAGATGGGGAACGCTTTGTCGTCAACGCCCGCGCATTTAAAGAGTGGTCGGGACTGTCCGAGGGTCTCGCGATCCGCACAACTCAGGTGATCACCCTTGTGACTGCGATCATTGTTGTGGCCGCATTGTTCTGGTTCCTCAACAAAACCCGCACCGGCAAATCGATGCGCGCCTATTCGGACAACGAGGACTTGGCTCTCTTGTCCGGCATCAACCCCGAACGCGTTGTGATGATCACATGGGTCATCGTGGGTGGTCTGGCGGCCATCGCGGGCACGCTCTACGGGTTGGATAAGTCGTTCAAACCCTTCATCTTTATGCAGCTTTTGCTTCCGATCTTTGCCGCTGCAATTGTCGGCGGTCTGGGATCGCCTTTGGGTGCCATTGCGGGCGGGTTCGTCATTGCCTTTTCCGAGGTAACGCTCACCTACGCGTTCAAAAAGGTCGTGACCTACCTTGGACCACAAGACTGGAGTCCCGACGGATTGGTGCAACTCCTGTCCACCGACTATAAATTCGCGGTGTCCTTTGCGATCCTGATCATCGTGCTGCTGTTCAAGCCTACGGGCCTCTTCAAAGGGAAATCGGTATGA